TGGCGGCGGCGATGGTCGCGCTGCGCCGTCCTGGCCGTGGCCGCCGTGGGCGCCGCACTGTTGACGGCGCCCACGGCGCACGCGGCACCCGCCGCCGCACAAGCGGCACCCTGCCCTCAACTCCCCTGCGAGGGAGCGGATCCGGGCCAGGTGACCGCGTGGCAGTCAGGCGGAGCGCCGAAGGTCCTGAAGGAGACGACGCTCGCCTCCGGGACCCGGGTCGTCCAGTACACCGGCAAGCCGGCCTGGGACGCCTCCGCCGGCCGGACCTACACCTGGGCAGAGGTCCACTTCGGAACCGGGGTGACCGAGGGCCGGCTGTGGCTGCGCGCCGAGGAGAACTGGGGCGACGGCATCAACATCACCACGACCGTGCAGCATCCGCGTTCGTACCGCGGCACCACCGGCACCACGGGCATGTTCCAGTACTCGACCTCGGCACCCCAGGGCACCTACGCCAACAGCGCCTGCGTCACCGACGGCACCGAACGCGGCTGTCTCGACGCCTCCGCCGCCGAGGTGGTCCCACTCGGGCCGTGCGAGGGCTGGTGCGCCGAGGTAGCCGACCCGGGGGCGGTTCCGCAGTCCGACTGGTCGTACGTCGAGCGGTCCACCTACGACCGGGCGGAGTTGCCGTCGGGTGCGTCCGTGCAGCAGGTGGCCGGACGCCTGAAGCAGGGCAGCTATCTCGGCTGGGCCGAGGGCGAACTGCCCGCGGGCGGCCGCTTCTGGCTGGAGGCGTGGCAGGGCGAGGGGCGTTGGGGCCAGGTGTACTCCGCGTTCCCGCGCGAGGGCGCCTCGCGTACGGCGACGGGCTCCACCCGGGCGTTCTCCTGGCTGCCGGAACTACGGGCCTGCGTCAGTGACGCGACGGGCACCGAGTGCACCGCGGACGAGGACTTCACGGCCACGGCCCCGGCCGAGGCTCCGTGCGACACGCTGCCGTGCACGGGAATCGACCCGGCGAGCGTCACCGAGTGGATGCCGAACTACGAGGGCGACGTGGTCGAGGACGCCAACATCTACCTGGGGGGCCGGTTCAAGATCTACGAGGGCCGCCCGGCCTGGGACCCGTACCACCTGTACTACTGGGGCGTGGCGGAACTCCCGCCGGGCCGCGACGACGTCTCGGCCACGCTCATGAAGCACACGTCGAGCGGTGCCGACTCCCGGACCGCCCGGCCCGAGCCGCTGACCGGCGGCAGGCTGACCGCCTCCGGCACGACGAAGATGGTCGCGCTGGACCCGCTGTCCGGGGACGAGATCGCCGGGCTGGTGGTGGACGGGAAGAAGTGGGCGTTCGCCACCCATCAGGGCAACAACATCTACCAGACGTCCGTCCAGGGCCCGATCGGCCCGTGCGCCCCGGGTGAGGCGTGCGAGGGCGTCGCCCCGGCGGCGGTCACCACCTGGGCGTCGAAGCAGACGGAGTGGGCGAAGGCGACCCTGCCGAACGGTGCCGGGGTCACCTTGTCCGGTGGCCGCCCCGACTGGTCGGTGACCGACCACTACGCCTGGGCGCACTCGGCCTCGGAGGGCGTCACCGTGTGGCTGGAGGACAAGCAGCCCGGCGGGGCGTACGCGAAGGTCGCCGACGCAGACGAGCTCAAGGCGACGGACGGCCGCCGGGTGCGGGCCTGCCTGAGTGACGGCACGACGACGGCGTGCACGATACCCACGTCATGACCGACGCGGTGTGAGTCCCGGGGTGGGCCGGACGACGGCGTCCGGCCCACCCGCGCGTGCGGCCCCGACTCCCGAAAACGCGAAGAACCCCAGCTGGGCCGGGGTTCTTCGTGATGCGTGGTGTCCGAGGGGGGACTTGAACCCCCACGCCCGATAAAGGGCACTAGCACCTCAAGCTAGCGCGTCTGCCATTCCGCCACCCGGACAAGGTGTCTGTCGTCCCGGGGTGTTCCCCGCGGCGACAAAGAAAACAATACCAGGGGTTCGGGGTGCCTCTCACCTGCGTTTTCGGTGGTCAGTGCGGTGCGGACGACGTCGGACGCCCCCGGCGGCGGGTTACGCACGCACCGTGGCGTGCCGTGTACGCACAGTCGCTCCGGGCTACCTTCGCGGGCATGAGTGGCAAGAGCATCCCGAGCAGCGGGAGCGAGCACGTCCACCGGCCGCCCCCCGCACTGACCTCGCTGCGCGAGCGGCTGCGTGACACCTTCTGGTTCGCGCCGGCGGCGGGGCTGGTGTGCGCCTTCGCGCTGTGGTGGGTCCTCTCCGAGCTGGACACCAGGATCGTCGCGCATCTGAAGGAGGAAGGGGCGTACCAGGAGATCGGGGATCTCCTGGCCTTCGCGGTGGACGCGAGGACCATCGTCACGACGGTCAGCGCGGCGATGATGACCTTCATCGGTGTCGTCTTCAGCATCTCGCTGGTGGCCGTGCAGATGGCGAGCGGACAGCTGACCCCTCGCGTCGTCCGCATCTTCGTACGCAGCAGGATCAGCAAGCTCACGCTGACGGTGTTCCTGGCGACCTTCGCGTTCTCGCTGCTCGTCCTCACGTCCTACGAGGGCGGGGCGGAGCCCGACCCCCGGCGGGTGACCTCGGTGCCGCTGCTGCAGAGCCTGCTGACCCTGGGCCTGGTCGGACTGAGTCTGCTGCTGTTCGTCGCCTACGTCTCGTCCACCCTGCGGCTCATGCAGGTCGGGCCCGTCCTCGACCACATCACCCGTGAAACGCTCCGGGCGCTGTCACGGCAGCCGGCAGGAGCCGCCGCACCACCACCGCAGGAGCCCCGCACGGCGCAGCTCGTGCACCACGGGCGGGCGGGGGTGGTGCGGGACGTGGCGGTGGCACGGCTGGTGCGGAACGCGCGACGGCACGGGGTCGTACTGCGACTGGTGCCCCGGGCCGGGGACTTCGTGGTGCCGGGCACACCGCTGCTCACCGTCCACGGCGGGGCCTCCCCTCCCCGGCGCGCCCTGAGGGGCACGGTGTCGGTCGGGGTCGAACGCACCCTGCACCAGGATCCGGCCTTCGGCCTGCGGCAGTTGGTGGACATCGCGCTGCGCGCCCTGTCGCCGTCGGTGCACGATCCGACCACCGCGGTGCAGTGCCTGGACCGGATCGTGCAGTTCCTCTCCGTCGCGGTCACGATGCCGCTCGCCACGCTGCACCACCGCGACCGCCGGGGCGACGTACGGCTCGTCCAGGAGGTGCCGGGGTGGGCCGACCTCGTGGATCTGGCGTTCGAGGAGATCCGGTGGTCCGCGGCCGACAGCCCTCAGGTCACACGGCGGCTGATGGCCGGGCTCGACGATCTGCTGCTGCTCGCCTCCGGGGAGCGGCGGAAGCCGCTGCTCAGACACCGTGCGCTCCTGGTGGAAGCGGTGGAGCGCACGGTGCCCGGGGCGGCCGGGCGGGCGTTCGCGCTGCGCGCGGACCGTCAGGGGATCGGCTGAGGTTCTCCCCTGACGGCCTGCTCGGGCGATCTCCGGTCTACAGGTATCCGCTGTAGATGAACCTGGCGTCGACCGGGGTACCAGGGGCGTTGTCGTCGAGATGGCCGGTGATCTCGTACCAGGTGTTCCCCGCGGAATTGACGCACCGGTAATGGAGACGGACCGTCCGTCCGGCAGCGATGTGGCCGGTGACGGCGGAGCTTCCCGAAGCACCCGTGTGGACCGGGGTACGGGAGTTCGTCACACCGGACCTCCCGTACGCCTTGCAGGTGAGCGTGGCCTGCGCACTCACCCCACCGGACGCGACAAGGGTGCCGGCGGAAGCAGCGCCGGCCGACGGGGCGGCGCCGAGTACGGCCGAGGCGGCCAGGACAGGCAGGGCGATCGCCGTCCAGGCCTTTGTCTTCTTCACGAAGGGCTTCCTTACTCTTGCGCATTCGTCTTCTACATCCGGCACGGAACTGCGAGCCGGTGACGTATCGCGAAGATCGTACGAGCGTCCACCGGCGAGCCGACGGCGCGTCACAGATCCTTCAACTTTCCCTCGCACCTACGGCATGAGGTGGTAGTCCGGGAAGTTGCCCGGCAGCCTCTCCTCCCCCGGGCCGTCGGTCACGGCCCGTACGAGCAGCTCGCCGCCCACGAACGCGCCCCGCCACGACGCGCCGAAGCCGCCGAAGAGCTCCTCGCGGTCCCCCCTGGAGCGCGGCTTGCCGTGACCGGTCTTGAAGGCGCGGATCTGCGGCGCCAGCCGCTCGTAGGTCTCCGGGTCGTCGGTGGAGAGGGTCGCGACCAGGGCGCCGTTCGACGCGTTCATGGCGGCGAGGAGTTCGGCCTCGGTGTCGACCAGGACGATCGTGTCGACCGGGCCGAAGGGCTCCGCGTGGTGGAGCGGTGAGGAGGGCGGCGGGTTCAGGAGGGTGACCGGCTGGAGGTAGGCGCTGGTGTCCTGGCCGGAGAGGAAACGGGCGTCCGCTGCGGATCCCTGGTGGAGGGGGACGGCCCCGCGGTCGATCGCCTCGGTGACCTGGTCGTGCAGTTCCTTGGCCTTGGTGGCGTTGATCAGGGGGCCGAAGTCCAGGTCGGGCAGCGGGTCCGAGGGGGCCTCCACCGCGAGGGGGTGCCCGGTGCGGAGCGAGCGTACGGCCGGGAGGTAGGCCGCCAGGAAGTCCGCGAACAGGGTTCGCTGGACGACGAAGCGGGGGTAGGCGGTGCAGCGCTGCTTGCCGTAGTCGAAGAGCTTGGGTACGACCGCGGTGAGGGCCGGCCAGTCCGAGTAGTTCCAGATCCCCCAGGTGTTGAGGCCCTCCTGTTCGAGGATGTGCCGCTTGCCGAGGTCGGCGACGGCGGTGGCGATCCTGGCGCCGGTGTCCCGTCCCCCGACGAAGGAGACGCAGCCGATCTCGGCCGACCGGACGAGGGGCTCGGACAGTTCGCTCCCGCTGCCGCTGAGCAGGGTGAGCGGGAGACCCTCGCGGGCGGCGAGGGCGCAGGCCAGGGTGAGGCAGGAGACGCCGCCGTCGGTGGGTGTCTTGGCGATCACGGCGTTGCCGGCCAGGGCTTGTACGAGCATCGCGTGGACCAGCACGGACATGGGGTAGTTCCAGCTGGCGATGTTGGAGACGGGGCCCGCGAGCGGGGTCCGGCCGGCCAGCAGCCGGTCGCTGTGGTCGACGTACCAGCGGACTCCGTCGATGGCGCGGTCCACGTCGGCCTGGGCTAGGCGCCAGGGCTTGCCGATCTCCCAGACCAGGAGCAGGGCGAGGAGTTCGCGGTGCTCGGTGAGGGCGTCGAGAGTGGCGGACACGCGGGCGCGGCGCTCGGGGAGCGGGACGTGGCGCCAGGCCCGGTGGGAATCGAGGGCCGCTCGTACGGCGGTCCGGGCGGCCGGGGCGTCGAGCCGGGGAGGTCCGGCGACGGGGGTGCCGTCGACCGGGCTGACGGCGGGCAGGGTGCGGCCGTCGGGGTGCCAGGCGACGTCCCAGAGGTTGCGGACGCGGTCGTCCTGGAAGGCCTCGGGGGCGGCGGCGAGACAGCGGCGCCATGCGTCCTGCCAGGCCGTTCCCGGCTTGAGGATGAGGGTCGCGGCCGGAGATGGGGATGAGGGTGTCATGGTGTCTCCGCTCTGAGGTGCGGGGGACCCGGGTGGGTTCACGGGGTGGGGTGACGCGGGTTCGCCGAGTCGGGTGACGCGGGTGCTTGTGCGTGACGTGTGACGCGCGGAGTGCGGATGCGGGGTGCGGCGGGGCGGGGCAGGGCGGGTGCGGCAGTGCGGGGTGCGGCGGGGCGGCGGGGCGGCTCGGGTCGGTCGCCCGCGGCGGACTGTCCCCTGCCCGCCTCTTCCCGAAACAGGGACCCCTGTCCTCCCGCGCCGGACGGGTGAGGCGGTGGCGCCCGGGGGCCGGTGCGTGCGCCTCAGCCGCGCAGGCGGTCCTCCGCCAGGCGGGCCGTCTCCGTCGGGGTGGCGCCCACGGCGACCCCCGCCGCCTCCAGCGCCTTCTTCTTCGCCGAGGCGGTGCCCGAGGACCCCGAGACGATCGCTCCCGCGTGGCCCATCGTCCGGCCCTCGGGGGCCGTGAAGCCCGCGATGTAGCCGACCACCGGCTTGGTGATGTGCTGGGCGATGTGGGCCGCGGCGCGTTCCTCCGCGTCGCCGCCGATCTCGCCGATGAGGACGATCAGTTCGGTGTCCGGGTCGTTCTCGAACGCCGTCAGGCAGTCGATGTGCGAGGTTCCGGTCACCGGGTCGCCGCCGATGCCCACGGCTGTCGAGAAACCCGTCCCGCGGAGCTCGTGCATCAGCTGGTAGGTGAGGGTTCCGGACTTGGAGACGAGGCCGATGCGGCCGGGCTCGGTCGCGATGTCGGCCGGGATGATGCCCGCGTTGGAGTGGCCGGGGCTGATGACTCCGGGGCAGTTGGGCCCGAGGACGCGTGTTCCGCGTGCCCGGGCGTGGGCGTTGAACGCCACGGCGTCGTGGACGGGGATGCCCTCCGTGATGACCACGGCCAGGCCGATCCCCGCGTCCGCCGCCTCGACGACGGCCGCCCTGGCGAACGGCGGCGGGACGAAGACGACGGTGACGTCGGCGCCGGTGGCGTCCATGCCGTCGCGGACGGAGCCGAAGACCGGGACCGTACGGTCGTCGAGTTCCACCGCGCGGCCCGCCTTGCGCGGGTTGACGCCGCCGACGATCTGCGTGCCCGCCGCGAGCATGCGCCGGGTGTGCTTCATGCCCTCGGCACCGGTCATGCCCTGGACGAGGACCTTGCTCTCCTTGTTGAGGAAGATCGCCATGGTCAGTGCCCTCCCTGGGCCAGTCGGGCTGCTCGGTCGGCCGCGCCGTCCATCGTGGTGACCTGCTGGACCATCGGGTGCGCCCGGCCGTCGAGGATCGCCCGGCCCCGCGCGGCGTTGTTGCCGTCCAGGCGGACGACCAGGGGTTTCGTCAGGTGGACGGAGTCCAGGGCCTGGACGATGCCGTCGGCGACCGCGTCACATGCCGTGATGCCGCCGAACACGTTGACGAACACGGACTTCACCGCCGGGTCGGAGAGGATGACGGTGAGACCGTCGGCCATGACGCGGGCCGAGGCGCCTCCCCCGATGTCGAGGAAGTTCGCCGGGCGGGCCCCGCAGCCGGCGACCACGTCGAGGGTGGACATGACGAGCCCGGCGCCGTTGCCGATGATGCCGACCTCGCCGTCGAGCCTGACGTAGTTCAGCCCCTTGTCGGCGGCGGCCGCTTCCAGCGGGTCACCGTGCGGGTCCACGCTGTCCGCGTCCCGACGGGGCTGCCGGAAGGCCGCGTTGTCGTCGAGGGTGACCTTGCCGTCCAGAGCGAGGATCCGGCCGTCCGTGGTGCGCACCAGGGGGTTGACCTCGACGAGCAGGGCGTCCTCCGCGGTGAGGACCTGCCACAGCGCCTGGAGCACGGGGGCGGTCTCCGGCGGCAGCGAGGCCGCGACGGCGATCCGCGCCGCCACCGCCTCGCTGACCCCCTCGGCCGGGTCTACGTGAATCCGGGCCACCGCCTCCGGGCGGGTGGCCGCGACCTCCTCGATGTCCATGCCGCCCTCCGCCGAGGCGATGGCGAGGAAGGTTCCGGCGGCGCGGTCCAGGACGTAGCCGGCGTAGAACTCCTCCCCGATGTCGACGGGCTGGGCGAGCATCACCGTCCGGACCGGGTGGCCCTTGATGTCCATGCCGAGGATCCGGCGTGCGGTGACGACGGCGGCCGCGGGGTCCTCGGCGACCTTCACCCCGCCTGCCTTGCCCCGGCCGCCCACCTTCACCTGCGCCTTCACGACGACTCGGCCACCGAGCCGCTCGGCCGCCGCATGAACCGCGGACGGGTCGTCCACCACCTCGGCGTCCGGTACGGCGATGCCGTGGTCCGCGAAGAGTTGCCTTGCCTGGTGCTCGTACAGATCCATAGCCACTCCCGATCGTGCCGATTGTGAAAGTGCCGCACGCCCCCTGGACACCACCCACCGGATGCGGGATAACAAGCTTCATACAGTATTCGTCGACTGTATGCAATGTACCGCGTGAGCGGCGGAGCGGCTCCCGCACTCCCCTACGAAGGGACAGGACATCGCCATGCCCGAGGACAGCCAGGACAACCAGAACCTCGTCTCCGGTGGGCACTTGGTCGCCAAGGCACTCAAGGCTGAGGGGGTGGAACGCATCTACACCCTCTGCGGCGGCCACATCATCGACATCTACGACGGCTGCGTCGACGAGGGCATCGAGGTCGTCGACGTACGGCACGAGCAGGTCGCCGCCCACGCGGCCGACGGCTACGCCCGGATCACCGGGAAGCCGGGATGCGCCGTCGTCACCGCGGGACCCGGGACGACCGACGCCGTCACCGGGGTCGCCAACGCCTTCCGCGCGGAGTCACCGATGCTCCTGATAGGCGGTCAGGGAGCGCACACCCAGCACAAGATGGGCTCGCTCCAGGACCTGCCGCACGTCGACATGATGACCCCCATCACGAAGTTCGCGGCCACCGTGCCGGACACCGCGCGGGCGGCGGACATGGTGTCGATGGCGTTCCGCGAGTGCTACCACGGGGCACCCGGTCCGTCGTTCCTGGAGATCCCGCGCGACGTGCTCGACGCGAAGGTCCCGGCGGACAGGGCGCGGGTCCCCGAGGGAGGACGGTACCGCGCGTCCACCCGGGCGGCCGGCGATCCGGCCGACATCGAGAAGCTCGCCGATCTGCTCGTGCACGCCGAGAAGCCCGCCATCCTGCTGGGCAGCCAGGTCTGGACGACGCGTGCGACGGACTCCGCCACCGAGCTCGTCCGCACCCTCAACATCCCCGCGTACATGAACGGCGCGGGCCGCGGCACCCTGCCGCCCGGCGATCCGCACCACTTCCAGCTCTCGCGGCGCTACGCGTTCTCCAACGCCGACCTGATCGTGATCGTGGGGACCCCCTTCGACTTCCGGATGGGCTACGGCAAACGGCTCTCCCCCGCTGCCACCGTCGTCCAGATCGACCTCGACTACCGCACCGTGGGCAAGAACCGCGACGTCGACCTCGGGATCGTCGGCGACGCCTCGGTCGTCCTGAAGGCCGTCACGGAGGCCGCGAGCGGACGGCTGAACGGCGGATCGGCCCTGCGCAAGGCGTGGCTCGACGAACTGCGCGCCGCCGAACAGACGGCCATCGAGAAGCGGCTGCCCCAGCTCAGGTCGGACGCCTCGCCCATCCACCCCTACCGGCTGGTGAGCGAGATCAACGACTTCCTCACCGAGGACTCCGTCTACATCGGGGACGGCGGCGACATCGTCACCTTCTCCGGCCAGGTCGTCCAGCCCCGCACCCCCGGTCACTGGATGGACCCGGGGCCGCTCGGCACGCTCGGCGTCGGGGTGCCCTTCGTCCTCGCCGCCAAGCAGGCCAGGCCCGACAAGGAGGTGGTCGCGCTGTTCGGTGACGGCGCCTTCTCGCTGACCGGGTGGGACTTCGAGACGCTGGTCCGCTACAACCTCCCCTTCGTCGGCATCGTCGGCAACAACTCCTCGATGAACCAGATCCGTTACGGCCAGAAGGCCAAGTACGGCGACGAGCGCGAGCGGATCGGCAACACCCTCGGCGACGTCCACTACGACAAGTTCGCCCAGATGCTGGGTGGATACGGCGAAGAGGTCCGTGACCCGGCGGACATCGCCCCCGCCCTGCGGCGGGCCCGCGAGTCGGGGCTGCCCTCGCTGATCAACGTCTGGGTCGACCCGGACGCGTACGCCCCCGGAACGATGAACCAGACGATGTACAAGTAGAGGAGCCGTCGGCATGACCAAAGCTCTTGAGGGCGTGCGCGTCCTCGACATGACGCACGTACAGTCCGGTCCCTCCGCCACCCAGCTGCTCGGCTGGCTCGGTGCGGACGTGGTCAAGCTGGAGGCACCGAGCGGGGACATCACCCGCAGGCAGTTGCGCGATCTGCCCGACGTCGACTCCCTCTATTTCACGATGCTCAACTGCAACAAGCGCAGCATCACCCTCAACACCAAGAGCGAGCGCGGCAAGGAGATCCTCACCGAACTCATCCGCCGCAGTGACGTGATGGTGGAGAACTTCGGTCCGGGCGCGGTCGACCGCATGGGGTTCACCTGGGAACGCATCCAGGAGATCAACCCGCGGATCGTCTACGCCTCCATCAAGGGCTTCGGGGAGGGCCCGTACACCGGCTTCAAGGCGTACGAGGTGGTCGCGCAGGCCATGGGCGGCTCCATGGCCACCACCGGATTCGCCGACGGGCCGCCGCTCGCCACCGGCGCCCAGATCGGTGACTCCGGCACCGGGATCCACGCGGTGGCCGGCATCCTCGCCGCCCTGTTCCAGCGGGAGAACACGGGACGGGGACAGCGGGTCAACGTGGCGATGCAGCACGCGGTGCTCAACCTCTGCCGGGTCAAACTGCGCGACCAGCAGCGGCTGGAGCACGGGCCGCTCGCCGAGTACCCGGACGCGCAGGACACGGCCGGCGCCGAGGAGGTGCCGCGCAGCGGCAACGCCAGTGGCGGCGGGCAGCCGGGGTGGGCGGTGAAGTGCGCGCCGGGCGGCCCCAACGACTACGTGTACGTCATCGTGCAGCCTGTCGGCTGGAAACCCCTGTCCGAGCTGATCGGCCGGCCCGAGCTGGCGGAGGACCCCGAGTGGGCGACGCCGGAGTCCCGGCTCCCGAAGCTGGGGAAGATGTTCCAGCTGATCGAGGAGTGGTCGGCGACGCTCCCCAAGTGGGACGTGTTGGAGCAGCTCAACGCGCACAACGTCCCGTGCGGTCCGATCCTCTCCACCAAGGAGATCGTCGAGGACGAGTCCCTGGCCGCCAACGAAATGGTGGTCCGCGTGGAGCACCCCGAGCGCGGGACCTTCACCACGGTCGGCAGCCCGCTGAAGCTGTCCGACTCCCCCGTCGACATCGTCACCTCCCCGCTCCTCGGTGAGCACAACGCCGAGGTCTACGTCGGCGAACTGGGCCTGGGCGACGAGGAACTGCGGCTGCTGAAGACGAACGGAGTCATCTGAGCATGACCGGAACAGTCGGGACACAGGAGCAGGAACACGTCAGGGCGCTGATCGACCGGGTCCGGGGCGAGGGGCGCAGCGCGCTCACCGCCCCGGAGGGGAAGATCCTCGCGGACGCGTACGGGATCACGGTGCCGGGCGAGGGCCTGGCCCGGGACGTGGACGAGGCGGTGGCCCTGGCCGACCGGCTCGGCGGCCCCGTCGTCCTCAAGATCGTCTCTCCGGACATCCTGCACAAGACGGATGCGGGCGGCGTCGTGGTCGGGGTGTCGGGCGCGCAGGAGGTCCGCTCCGCGTTCTGCACCGTCGTGAAGAACGCGCGGGCCTACGCCGCCGACGCGCGCATCGAGGGCGTGCAGGTGCAGCAGTTGGTGCCGCCCGGTCAGGAGGTCATCGTCGGGGCGGTCACCGACCCGACGTTCGGGAAGGTGGTGGCGTTCGGCCTGGGCGGGGTCCTCGTCGAGGTGCTGAAGGACATCACCTTCCGGCTGGCGCCCGTGACGGCGGACGAGGCGCGGTCGATGCTCGACTCGATCGGCGCGGCGGAGATCCTGAGGGGCGTCCGCGGCGCGCCGGCCGTCGACCGGTGGGCGCTGGCCGAACAGATCCGGCGGGTCTCCCGGCTGGTCACGGACTTCCCGGAGATCGCGGAGGTGGACCTCAACCCCGTCATCGCCTCGCCGGACGGAGCGGTCGCCGCCGACATCCGGATCCTGCTGGCGACCGAGGAGGTGGAGCCACGGCGGCGTTACAGCCGCGAGGAGATCCTCGTGTCGATGCGCAGGCTGATGGAGCCACGTTCGGTGGCCGTCGTCGGAGCCTCCAACGAGCCCGGCAAGATCGGCAATTCGGTGATGCGGAACCTGATCGACGGGGGTTTCGCGGGCGAGATCCACCCGGTGAACCCCAAAGCCGATGACATTCTCGGCCGCAAGGCGTACAAGAGTGTCACCGACGTTCCCGGTGAGGTGGATGTGGCGGTCTTCGCGATCCCCGCCAAGTTCGTCGCTTCGGCGCTCCGGGAGGTGGGCCGCAAGGGGATCCCGAACGCCGTGCTCATTCCGTCGGGCTTCGCGGAGACGGGCGAACACGCCCTGCAGGACGAGATCGTGGCGATCGCCGAGCAGCACGGCACACGCCTGCTGGGGCCGAACATCTACGGCTACTACTCGACATGGCAGGACCTCTGCGCCACGTTCTGCACCCCGTACGACG
The DNA window shown above is from Streptomyces sp. Alt3 and carries:
- the frc gene encoding formyl-CoA transferase, encoding MTKALEGVRVLDMTHVQSGPSATQLLGWLGADVVKLEAPSGDITRRQLRDLPDVDSLYFTMLNCNKRSITLNTKSERGKEILTELIRRSDVMVENFGPGAVDRMGFTWERIQEINPRIVYASIKGFGEGPYTGFKAYEVVAQAMGGSMATTGFADGPPLATGAQIGDSGTGIHAVAGILAALFQRENTGRGQRVNVAMQHAVLNLCRVKLRDQQRLEHGPLAEYPDAQDTAGAEEVPRSGNASGGGQPGWAVKCAPGGPNDYVYVIVQPVGWKPLSELIGRPELAEDPEWATPESRLPKLGKMFQLIEEWSATLPKWDVLEQLNAHNVPCGPILSTKEIVEDESLAANEMVVRVEHPERGTFTTVGSPLKLSDSPVDIVTSPLLGEHNAEVYVGELGLGDEELRLLKTNGVI
- a CDS encoding thiamine pyrophosphate-binding protein; amino-acid sequence: MPEDSQDNQNLVSGGHLVAKALKAEGVERIYTLCGGHIIDIYDGCVDEGIEVVDVRHEQVAAHAADGYARITGKPGCAVVTAGPGTTDAVTGVANAFRAESPMLLIGGQGAHTQHKMGSLQDLPHVDMMTPITKFAATVPDTARAADMVSMAFRECYHGAPGPSFLEIPRDVLDAKVPADRARVPEGGRYRASTRAAGDPADIEKLADLLVHAEKPAILLGSQVWTTRATDSATELVRTLNIPAYMNGAGRGTLPPGDPHHFQLSRRYAFSNADLIVIVGTPFDFRMGYGKRLSPAATVVQIDLDYRTVGKNRDVDLGIVGDASVVLKAVTEAASGRLNGGSALRKAWLDELRAAEQTAIEKRLPQLRSDASPIHPYRLVSEINDFLTEDSVYIGDGGDIVTFSGQVVQPRTPGHWMDPGPLGTLGVGVPFVLAAKQARPDKEVVALFGDGAFSLTGWDFETLVRYNLPFVGIVGNNSSMNQIRYGQKAKYGDERERIGNTLGDVHYDKFAQMLGGYGEEVRDPADIAPALRRARESGLPSLINVWVDPDAYAPGTMNQTMYK
- the sucD gene encoding succinate--CoA ligase subunit alpha; its protein translation is MAIFLNKESKVLVQGMTGAEGMKHTRRMLAAGTQIVGGVNPRKAGRAVELDDRTVPVFGSVRDGMDATGADVTVVFVPPPFARAAVVEAADAGIGLAVVITEGIPVHDAVAFNAHARARGTRVLGPNCPGVISPGHSNAGIIPADIATEPGRIGLVSKSGTLTYQLMHELRGTGFSTAVGIGGDPVTGTSHIDCLTAFENDPDTELIVLIGEIGGDAEERAAAHIAQHITKPVVGYIAGFTAPEGRTMGHAGAIVSGSSGTASAKKKALEAAGVAVGATPTETARLAEDRLRG
- a CDS encoding aldehyde dehydrogenase family protein; this translates as MTPSSPSPAATLILKPGTAWQDAWRRCLAAAPEAFQDDRVRNLWDVAWHPDGRTLPAVSPVDGTPVAGPPRLDAPAARTAVRAALDSHRAWRHVPLPERRARVSATLDALTEHRELLALLLVWEIGKPWRLAQADVDRAIDGVRWYVDHSDRLLAGRTPLAGPVSNIASWNYPMSVLVHAMLVQALAGNAVIAKTPTDGGVSCLTLACALAAREGLPLTLLSGSGSELSEPLVRSAEIGCVSFVGGRDTGARIATAVADLGKRHILEQEGLNTWGIWNYSDWPALTAVVPKLFDYGKQRCTAYPRFVVQRTLFADFLAAYLPAVRSLRTGHPLAVEAPSDPLPDLDFGPLINATKAKELHDQVTEAIDRGAVPLHQGSAADARFLSGQDTSAYLQPVTLLNPPPSSPLHHAEPFGPVDTIVLVDTEAELLAAMNASNGALVATLSTDDPETYERLAPQIRAFKTGHGKPRSRGDREELFGGFGASWRGAFVGGELLVRAVTDGPGEERLPGNFPDYHLMP
- a CDS encoding DUF2254 domain-containing protein, which codes for MSGKSIPSSGSEHVHRPPPALTSLRERLRDTFWFAPAAGLVCAFALWWVLSELDTRIVAHLKEEGAYQEIGDLLAFAVDARTIVTTVSAAMMTFIGVVFSISLVAVQMASGQLTPRVVRIFVRSRISKLTLTVFLATFAFSLLVLTSYEGGAEPDPRRVTSVPLLQSLLTLGLVGLSLLLFVAYVSSTLRLMQVGPVLDHITRETLRALSRQPAGAAAPPPQEPRTAQLVHHGRAGVVRDVAVARLVRNARRHGVVLRLVPRAGDFVVPGTPLLTVHGGASPPRRALRGTVSVGVERTLHQDPAFGLRQLVDIALRALSPSVHDPTTAVQCLDRIVQFLSVAVTMPLATLHHRDRRGDVRLVQEVPGWADLVDLAFEEIRWSAADSPQVTRRLMAGLDDLLLLASGERRKPLLRHRALLVEAVERTVPGAAGRAFALRADRQGIG
- the sucC gene encoding ADP-forming succinate--CoA ligase subunit beta encodes the protein MDLYEHQARQLFADHGIAVPDAEVVDDPSAVHAAAERLGGRVVVKAQVKVGGRGKAGGVKVAEDPAAAVVTARRILGMDIKGHPVRTVMLAQPVDIGEEFYAGYVLDRAAGTFLAIASAEGGMDIEEVAATRPEAVARIHVDPAEGVSEAVAARIAVAASLPPETAPVLQALWQVLTAEDALLVEVNPLVRTTDGRILALDGKVTLDDNAAFRQPRRDADSVDPHGDPLEAAAADKGLNYVRLDGEVGIIGNGAGLVMSTLDVVAGCGARPANFLDIGGGASARVMADGLTVILSDPAVKSVFVNVFGGITACDAVADGIVQALDSVHLTKPLVVRLDGNNAARGRAILDGRAHPMVQQVTTMDGAADRAARLAQGGH
- a CDS encoding acetate--CoA ligase family protein, with translation MTGTVGTQEQEHVRALIDRVRGEGRSALTAPEGKILADAYGITVPGEGLARDVDEAVALADRLGGPVVLKIVSPDILHKTDAGGVVVGVSGAQEVRSAFCTVVKNARAYAADARIEGVQVQQLVPPGQEVIVGAVTDPTFGKVVAFGLGGVLVEVLKDITFRLAPVTADEARSMLDSIGAAEILRGVRGAPAVDRWALAEQIRRVSRLVTDFPEIAEVDLNPVIASPDGAVAADIRILLATEEVEPRRRYSREEILVSMRRLMEPRSVAVVGASNEPGKIGNSVMRNLIDGGFAGEIHPVNPKADDILGRKAYKSVTDVPGEVDVAVFAIPAKFVASALREVGRKGIPNAVLIPSGFAETGEHALQDEIVAIAEQHGTRLLGPNIYGYYSTWQDLCATFCTPYDVKGSVALTSQSGGIGMAILGFARSTRTGVSAIVGLGNKSDIDEDDLLTWFGEDPNTECIAMHLEDLKDGRAFVEAARATVPKKPVVVLKAGRTSAGARAAGSHTGALAGDDAVYDDILRQAGVIRAPGLNDMLEYARALPVLPAPQGDNVVIITGAGGSGVLLSDAVVDNGLSLMEIPPDLDTAFKAFIPPFGAAGNPIDITGGEPPSTYEATIRLGMEDPRIHALVLGYWHTIVTPPMVFAELTARVVEEFRARGIEKPVVASLAGDTEVEEACAYLFERGVVAYPYTTELPVAVLGAKYRWARAAGLLGGGR